In the Candidatus Omnitrophota bacterium genome, GTAAGCCTCTATAAGGGCGGTTACGTAAAGATCAAGTAGTAGTATATAGTGAACGAAGAGCTTTAAAAAGGCACCCGAGAGAAATTCTCCGGTGCCTTTTGTTTTGACTTTTATGCTTTTACGTGTTAGATTAGATAACAAAATTAAAGAAGGGGGTGGGAATGATGCTGCGTATAAGCAAGAGAAAGGGTTTCACCCTTATCGAGCTGTTGGTAGTTATGGCAATCATACTGATCCTTGCGGGTTTACTCACACCTGGCCTGTTTAAAGCCAAGCAGCAGGCAGG is a window encoding:
- a CDS encoding type II secretion system protein; its protein translation is MLRISKRKGFTLIELLVVMAIILILAGLLTPGLFKAKQQAG